From one Desmodus rotundus isolate HL8 chromosome X, HLdesRot8A.1, whole genome shotgun sequence genomic stretch:
- the LOC112300001 gene encoding melanoma-associated antigen 10-like: MAWSTSAGVSGGQESKETSSVQASADPESLHRDPLDEKVANLVHFMVLKYRLRKPITRAEMLKVVDQRDRSEFPEIFKKACKCLEVISGIDVKEVVPTTQSYVLVNSLDLTYDEMLSDLQSIPKNGLLIIILGLIFLEDNCAPEKNVWDFLNMLGVYAGREHFIYGEPRKLITETWVQENYLQYEQVPNSDPPRYTFMWGPRAHAETSKLQVLEFLAKIKGTDPTSFACWYEEALRDDREKAQARVAAVGRAAALAMAQQ; this comes from the coding sequence AGCACATCAGCTGGAGTTTCTGGTGGCCAAGAGAGCAAGGAAACGAGCTCTGTGCAGGCCTCTGCAGACCCCGAATCTTTGCACAGAGATCCGCTAGATGAGAAGGTGGCCAATTTGGTGCATTTCATGGTCCTCAAGTATCGATTGAGGAAGCCTATTACAAGGGCAGAAATGCTCAAAGTTGTTGACCAAAGGGATAGGAGTGAATTCCCTGAGATCTTCAAGAAAGCTTGTAAGTGCTTGGAGGTGATCTCTGGCATTGACGTGAAGGAAGTGGTCCCTACCACCCAGTCCTATGTCCTTGTCAACTCACTGGATCTCACCTATGATGAGATGCTTAGTGACCTCCAGAGCATACCTAAAAACGGCCTCCTGATAATCATCTTGGGTCTGATCTTCTTAGAGGACAACTGCGCCCCTGAGAAAAACGTCTGGGATTTCCTGAATATGCTGGGAGTGTATGCTGGGAGGGAGCACTTCATTTATGGAGAGCCTAGGAAGCTCATCACCGAAACTTGGGTGCAGGAAAATTACCTGCAGTACGAGCAGGTGCCTAATAGTGATCCTCCACGCTACACGTTCATGTGGGGTCCCAGGGCCCATGCTGAAACCAGCAAGTTGCAAGTTCTAGAATTTTTGGCAAAGATTAAAGGGACTGACCCCACTTCCTTTGCCTGCTGGTATGAGGAGGCTTTAAGAGATGACAGAGAGAAAGCCCAGGCCAGAGTTGCCGCCGTGGGTCGTGCTGCTGCCCTTGCCATGGCACAGCAGTAG